The Primulina tabacum isolate GXHZ01 chromosome 7, ASM2559414v2, whole genome shotgun sequence genome includes a window with the following:
- the LOC142552034 gene encoding histone-lysine N-methyltransferase, H3 lysine-9 specific SUVH1-like, with protein sequence MDQDLGSESDPHSGSVDKSKILRVKPLRCLVPVFPNPPGMSSVTTPQPSPFVCVPPSGPFPSGVQPFYPFLVSNNSQQATFGATSQPGNLGFGSNIPAPTPLNSFRIPTPKANGNAAQRKRDLSGFANVEDVNSGKRKSQSRKRGAGKGDDFGVDSLVDSLLTSFKLKEFDDFRRSNGDKDTVETILLVFDLLRRKLTQLEESKNLVITVTKRPDLKAANLLMSKGVRTNNGKRIGHVTGVEVGDIFFFRMELCVVGLHSPSMAGIDYMGVKITADEEPVAVSIVSSGGYDDQGDDPDVLVYSGHGGVQRRDGQMFDQKLEKGNLALEKSLHRANDVRVLRGVKDAAGITGKMYIYDGIYKIQESWAEKNQSGCNVFKYKLVRVPGQPEAYSLWKSIQQWKEGTVTRAGVIISDLASGAESQPVTLVNDVDGEKGPAHFTYTSSLRYSKPFSTSKPSMGCQCKGGCQPGDINCSCIQENGGLLPYTSSGVLLTDKSLIRECGQSCTCPPNCRNRISQAGLKVHLEVFKTKTRGWGLRSWDPIRAGGYICEYAGDIIQAPSSIDSDDNHIFYATRYYEPLEAVCDDSASSTKSTFPLVISAKNSGNVARFMNHSCSPNVFWKPVLHESNSDSFLHIAFFAIRHIPPMQELTYNYGTVMPEKGDQGRKRCLCGSVKCKGFFY encoded by the coding sequence ATGGATCAAGATTTGGGATCTGAGTCGGATCCTCACTCTGGTTCTGTTGATAAATCTAAAATCTTACGTGTAAAGCCCTTGAGATGTCTTGTTCCAGTTTTCCCAAATCCACCAGGCATGTCTTCAGTTACTACTCCCCAACCTTCACCCTTTGTGTGTGTTCCACCCTCGGGTCCTTTCCCTTCTGGTGTTCAACCGTTTTACCCTTTTCTAGTTTCCAATAATTCGCAGCAAGCAACTTTTGGAGCCACTAGCCAACCGGGTAATTTGGGTTTTGGTAGCAACATACCGGCTCCCACACCACTTAATTCATTTAGAATCCCAACACCAAAAGCGAATGGGAATGCTGCTCAACGTAAGAGGGACTTGAGTGGGTTTGCTAATGTAGAAGATGTTAATTCTGGTAAAAGAAAGAGTCAGTCAAGGAAGAGAGGAGCTGGGAAGGGTGATGATTTTGGTGTTGACTCTCTAGTCGATAGCCTTTTGACTTCATTTAAGCTTAAGGAATTTGATGACTTTAGAAGATCTAACGGGGACAAGGATACTGTTGAAACCATACTattggtatttgatttgctgcGGAGAAAGCTCACGCAACTTGAAGAATCAAAGAATTTGGTTATAACAGTTACTAAACGTCCGGATCTGAAAGCTGCCAACCTTTTGATGAGTAAAGGGGTTCGCACAAACAATGGTAAGAGGATCGGGCATGTGACTGGTGTTGAAGTTGGTGATATCTTTTTCTTTAGAATGGAGCTGTGTGTTGTAGGGTTACATTCTCCAAGTATGGCTGGAATTGATTACATGGGCGTCAAAATTACCGCAGATGAGGAACCCGTGGCTGTAAGCATCGTTTCATCTGGAGGATATGATGATCAAGGTGATGATCCGGACGTGCTAGTTTATAGTGGCCATGGGGGAGTGCAGAGGAGAGACGGGCAGATGTTTGATCAGAAACTCGAAAAAGGGAATCTTGCTCTAGAAAAGAGTCTGCATCGTGCTAATGATGTGAGAGTCTTAAGGGGTGTGAAGGATGCAGCTGGTATAACCGGCAAGATGTATATCTATGATGGCATATACAAAATTCAGGAGTCATGGGCTGAGAAAAATCAGTCGGGGTGTAATGTTTTTAAGTATAAGTTGGTCAGAGTACCTGGTCAGCCAGAAGCTTATTCTTTGTGGAAATCAATTCAGCAATGGAAGGAAGGAACTGTTACCCGGGCTGGCGTTATTATATCCGATTTAGCCTCAGGGGCAGAGAGTCAACCTGTCACTCTTGTGAACGATGTTGATGGTGAAAAGGGGCCTGCTCATTTCACCTATACTTCTAGTCTCAGGTACTCGAAACCTTTTTCCACTTCCAAACCTTCCATGGGCTGTCAATGCAAGGGTGGATGTCAACCAGGTGATATCAATTGTTCTTGCATTCAGGAAAATGGAGGCCTGCTACCATATACTTCATCTGGGGTTCTTCTCACCGACAAATCCTTGATACGTGAATGCGGTCAATCCTGCACATGCCCTCCAAACTGCAGGAATCGCATTTCTCAAGCTGGTCTAAAGGTCCATCTTGAGGTTTTCAAGACAAAGACCCGGGGTTGGGGACTTAGATCTTGGGACCCAATCCGTGCAGGGGGTTATATCTGTGAGTATGCAGGCGATATCATCCAGGCACCTAGTTCTATTGATTCTGATGACAATCACATTTTTTATGCTACCCGCTACTATGAGCCATTAGAAGCCGTTTGCGATGATTCTGCCAGTTCTACaaaatcaacatttccccttgtGATAAGTGCAAAGAACAGTGGAAATGTAGCACGTTTCATGAATCATAGCTGTTCACCAAATGTGTTCTGGAAGCCGGTTTTACATGAAAGTAACAGTGACTCATTTCTACATATTGCCTTCTTTGCCATTCGACATATTCCACCAATGCAAGAGCTAACATATAACTATGGGACGGTTATGCCTGAGAAAGGGGACCAGGGGAGGAAAAGGTGCTTGTGTGGATCTGTGAAGTGTAAGGGTTTCTTTTACTGA
- the LOC142552036 gene encoding transcription factor IIIA-like has product MEKDGEKARGPIFRDIRRYHCDFCGVCRSKKSLISSHILAHHKEEIKETEGNKEKVNEEKQNTCEDCGSSFSKPAYLKQHMQSHSLERPFKCPLEDCQSSYRRTDHLKRHMLQHQEKSFECPVEDCKQRFTFKDNINRHIKEFHSEHAYEKPKEYVCAEPGCGKVFKFPSKLRKHEDSHVKLDSVEALCSEPGCMKYFTNEQCLKEHVRSCHRYVVCGECGIKQLKKNIKRHLKKHETGVSSDRINCGFKGCQLQFSNTSNRNQHIKAVHLELKTHTCSILGCGKEFAYKHVRDKHEKSGCHIYIPGNFEESDEQFRSRPRGGRKRKYPIIETLMRKRVILNEGPGFLSWLLSGESEH; this is encoded by the exons ATGGAGAAAGACGGAGAGAAAGCTCGAGGGCCGATTTTCAGGGATATTAGGAGGTATCATTGCGACTTTTGTGGGGTTTGCCGATCCAAGAAATCATTGATTTCATCTCATATTCTCGCTCATCACAAG GAGGAAATTAAGGAAACAGAAGGAAATAAAGAAAAAGTGAATGAGGAGAAACAGAATACTTGCGAAGATTGTGGATCTAGTTTCTCGAAGCCTGCTTAtctgaaacaacacatgcaaaGTCATTCTCTTGAG AGGCCTTTTAAATGTCCACTTGAAGATTGCCAATCCAGCTACAGAAGGACGGACCACTTGAAGAGACATATGCTACAGCATCAAGAGAAGTCATTTGAATGCCCTGTTGAGGACTGTAAACAGAGATTTACATTTAAGGATAATATTAATCGGCACATTAAAGAGTTTCACAGTGAACATGCTTATGAGAAGCCCAAGGAATATGTCTGTGCAGAACCTGGGTGTGGAAAAGTGTTTAAATTTCCATCTAAATTGCGGAAACACGAGGACTCGCATG TAAAGTTGGATTCGGTGGAAGCATTATGTTCAGAACCAGGCTGCATGAAATATTTCACTAACGAGCAGTGCCTCAAAGAGCATGTCAGGTCTTGTCATCGGTACGTTGTTTGTGGTGAATGTGGGATCAAACAACTGAAGAAAAACATTAAGCGTCATCTTAAGAAGCATGAAACTGGGGTTTCATCAGATAGAATCAATTGTGGTTTCAAGGGATGTCAGCTTCAATTTTCAAAT ACATCAAATCGGAATCAGCATATCAAAGCTGTTCACTTGGAACTTAAAACACATACCTGCAGCATTCTTGGTTGTGGCAAGGAATTTGCTTACAAACACGTGCGGGATAAACATGAAAAATCTGGTTGCCATATCTATATTCCT GGAAATTTTGAAGAGTCTGATGAACAATTTCGATCAAGACCAAGAGGTGGAAGAAAAAGAAAGTACCCAATTATCGAGACACTGATGCGGAAAAGGGTTATTTTGAACGAGGGGCCTGGATTCCTCTCATGGCTGCTTTCTGGCGAGTCTGAACATTAG